Proteins encoded by one window of Flagellimonas lutaonensis:
- a CDS encoding universal stress protein has translation MKRILIPTDFSENAWNAIQYALHLFANENCTFYLLNTYTPAIPSSRFMAPMVDGVRIEDAVRSNSERGLQKTVEKIKTLFNNDKHQFETISSFNLLVDEVNDVVDTFGIDLIVTGTKGASGMEEVFMGSNTVRIIKNTKKCPVLAIPQYFEFVTPTEIAFATDFNRFYTESELAPLVDLAKTFNAVVRIVHVQYKIKALTELQQFNLNMLRKYLSEVEHYVHTVSELNSVSQTLEIFSKELDIHLLAMLNYRHSYMERMTREPIVKRTAFHTQIPLLVIPELGMESLNKTSNHDQQELVSN, from the coding sequence ATGAAACGGATACTGATTCCAACTGATTTTTCTGAGAATGCATGGAACGCCATTCAGTATGCCTTGCATTTGTTCGCAAATGAAAATTGCACCTTTTACCTTTTGAACACCTATACACCTGCCATACCCAGTAGCCGTTTTATGGCCCCAATGGTAGATGGTGTTCGCATTGAGGATGCGGTACGCAGCAATTCGGAAAGGGGACTGCAAAAAACGGTCGAAAAAATAAAGACGCTTTTCAATAACGACAAGCACCAATTTGAGACCATATCATCGTTCAATCTTTTGGTTGACGAGGTAAACGACGTGGTAGATACTTTTGGGATCGATTTAATCGTTACCGGCACCAAAGGGGCCTCGGGCATGGAAGAGGTGTTTATGGGCAGCAATACGGTACGCATTATTAAAAACACCAAAAAATGTCCGGTGTTGGCCATTCCGCAATACTTCGAGTTCGTTACCCCCACCGAAATAGCTTTTGCAACCGATTTTAATCGGTTCTATACCGAATCAGAGTTGGCCCCTTTGGTAGATTTGGCAAAAACTTTCAACGCAGTGGTCAGAATTGTGCATGTACAGTATAAGATCAAGGCCCTGACCGAGCTACAGCAGTTCAACTTGAACATGCTACGCAAGTATCTGAGTGAGGTGGAACACTACGTGCATACGGTCTCAGAACTCAATTCGGTATCACAGACCCTCGAGATTTTTTCAAAAGAACTTGACATCCACCTATTGGCAATGCTCAACTACCGGCACAGTTATATGGAGCGCATGACGCGTGAGCCCATAGTCAAGCGCACCGCGTTCCACACACAGATTCCTTTGTTGGTCATTCCCGAACTGGGCATGGAAAGCCTAAACAAAACTTCAAACCACGACCAACAAGAACTGGTATCGAACTAG
- a CDS encoding Crp/Fnr family transcriptional regulator, with amino-acid sequence MSKEELKKVSDSKTVKKIKKGQSLFEEGEKLNGVFCVRNGVSKLSKLSANGKDQIVKLASTGEVMGQRSVIAEETTNLSAVAVSDMEVCFIPKETIINTLHTNPNFTLEVLRHIAHDLKEADDVIVNMSQKTVKQRIAEAFLYLKNNFGEDDEGFLALTLSREDIANVVGTATESAIRIISEFKKKGYIHSSGKRLGIKDERKLKDMIEGF; translated from the coding sequence ATGAGCAAAGAAGAGCTCAAAAAAGTCTCAGATTCTAAGACCGTCAAAAAAATAAAAAAAGGCCAGTCGCTTTTTGAAGAAGGGGAAAAACTCAACGGTGTGTTTTGTGTTAGGAATGGCGTATCAAAGCTCTCTAAACTCAGTGCAAATGGCAAAGACCAAATTGTGAAATTGGCCTCTACGGGCGAGGTCATGGGCCAACGCTCGGTAATCGCCGAAGAAACCACCAATTTATCGGCAGTTGCGGTAAGTGATATGGAAGTATGCTTTATTCCCAAGGAAACAATCATTAACACACTTCATACCAACCCCAATTTTACCTTAGAGGTTTTGCGACACATAGCACACGATTTAAAGGAAGCGGATGATGTGATCGTGAACATGTCGCAAAAAACGGTCAAACAGCGCATTGCCGAGGCTTTTCTTTACCTGAAAAACAATTTTGGCGAAGATGATGAGGGATTTTTGGCCCTTACCCTCTCGCGGGAAGATATTGCCAATGTGGTGGGCACCGCCACAGAATCGGCCATACGGATTATTTCTGAGTTCAAGAAAAAGGGATATATCCACAGTTCGGGAAAACGATTGGGCATCAAAGACGAACGAAAACTAAAAGACATGATAGAAGGCTTTTAG
- a CDS encoding heavy metal translocating P-type ATPase, with translation MKPTKCYHCGDDCDKNSVDFDDKLFCCQGCKTVYEIFSSNNLSHYYDLQASAGTTPNEVSGKYDFLSNQDIVAKLVEFDSDEIQVVNLHIPQIHCSSCIWVLENLNRLLPAVRSSQVDFPKKTARVTYTTEDFSLKELVVMLARIGYEPYISLEDYDKKAKKVDRALIYKLGVAGFAFGNVMLLSFPEYFEVEEYWLDQYKVVFRWLMFTFSLPVVFYAAQDYFISAYKGLRSKHLNIDVPIALGILVLFLRSTADIVFDLGSGFFDSLTGLVFFLLLGKFFQQKTYAFLSFERDYKSYFPIAITRLNGNGQEENIEVYKVRPGDRLLIRSQEIIPVDSILIEGDAQIDYSFVTGESQAVKKCSGDKLFAGGKQLSGVIEVEAIKSVSQSYLTQLWSNTVFEKDKATDFQTLTDSIGKRFTIAVLTIAVTASLFWLYHDPSKVMNVFTAVLIIACPCAIALAAPFTLGNVLRIFGRHQFYVKDTNVLERLAKVKTAIFDKTGTLTTAQSDAIFYEGIELTADETSLLKNTLRASNHPLSRSLYNMLHNHDIMTLDEFEEKVGKGLEGRAGDQSIKVGSSNYVGVGEEDTDGATEVYVSANEGYKGKFVFKNNYRKGIFQLLERLKRTMAVVLLSGDNEGEKNYLASKLPKNTPMLFNQKPEDKLEFVKALQQKQKVLMVGDGLNDAGALAQSDVGIAVSENINVFSPACDGILNASKLPRLDEFITMSRQSIRIIKISFLLSLCYNLVGLYFAVTGQLQPVIAAILMPLSSISIVAFATVATNFLGRKLEKNGKREK, from the coding sequence ATGAAGCCCACCAAGTGCTATCATTGTGGTGACGACTGCGATAAGAATTCCGTAGACTTTGATGACAAATTGTTTTGTTGCCAAGGATGTAAAACGGTCTATGAAATCTTTTCTTCGAACAATCTTTCGCATTATTATGATCTGCAGGCCAGCGCCGGCACCACACCCAACGAGGTGTCGGGCAAGTACGATTTTCTATCCAATCAAGATATTGTAGCGAAACTGGTCGAGTTCGATTCCGATGAAATTCAGGTGGTCAACCTTCATATTCCCCAGATCCACTGTAGCTCTTGTATATGGGTTTTAGAGAATTTGAACCGGTTGCTTCCAGCGGTGAGAAGCTCGCAGGTAGATTTTCCCAAGAAAACGGCTCGGGTCACCTATACCACCGAAGATTTCTCATTGAAAGAGTTGGTCGTTATGCTGGCCCGTATCGGTTATGAACCGTACATTTCTCTAGAAGACTACGACAAGAAGGCCAAAAAGGTCGATAGGGCGCTTATCTATAAACTGGGCGTTGCGGGCTTTGCCTTTGGCAACGTTATGCTGTTGTCGTTTCCAGAATATTTTGAGGTTGAAGAGTATTGGTTGGATCAATATAAGGTCGTTTTCAGATGGCTAATGTTCACCTTTTCGCTTCCCGTGGTTTTCTATGCGGCCCAAGATTATTTTATATCGGCCTACAAGGGGCTGCGCTCAAAACACTTGAACATCGATGTGCCCATAGCATTGGGTATTTTGGTGCTGTTTCTTCGAAGCACGGCCGATATTGTCTTTGACCTAGGTTCCGGTTTTTTTGACAGCCTTACGGGTCTGGTCTTTTTCTTGTTGCTCGGTAAGTTCTTTCAACAAAAGACGTATGCATTTTTGTCGTTTGAGCGCGATTATAAGTCCTATTTCCCCATAGCGATTACCCGTCTTAACGGCAATGGCCAAGAGGAGAACATTGAGGTGTACAAGGTAAGGCCGGGTGACCGATTGTTGATCCGTAGCCAAGAAATTATTCCTGTCGACAGTATTTTGATCGAAGGTGATGCCCAAATCGACTACAGCTTTGTCACCGGCGAATCGCAGGCCGTGAAAAAGTGCTCGGGCGATAAGCTTTTCGCGGGTGGCAAGCAGCTTTCAGGTGTGATCGAGGTAGAGGCGATCAAATCGGTGTCGCAAAGCTACCTTACCCAGTTGTGGAGCAATACCGTTTTTGAAAAAGACAAGGCGACCGATTTTCAGACCCTCACAGATAGTATTGGCAAACGGTTTACCATAGCGGTTTTGACCATAGCGGTGACGGCATCACTTTTTTGGCTGTACCATGACCCAAGCAAGGTAATGAACGTGTTTACCGCGGTGCTCATTATTGCCTGCCCATGTGCGATTGCACTGGCAGCGCCCTTTACGCTGGGCAACGTGCTACGCATTTTTGGCAGACACCAGTTTTATGTGAAAGACACCAATGTCTTGGAACGTCTTGCAAAGGTAAAAACCGCCATATTTGATAAGACCGGTACCTTGACCACTGCCCAATCGGATGCTATTTTCTACGAGGGCATTGAACTGACCGCGGATGAAACATCACTTTTAAAGAACACACTGCGAGCTTCTAACCACCCGCTCAGTAGGTCGTTGTACAATATGCTGCACAATCATGATATCATGACCTTGGATGAATTTGAAGAAAAGGTGGGCAAGGGCCTTGAGGGTCGTGCGGGAGACCAATCGATAAAGGTAGGGTCGTCAAACTATGTAGGGGTAGGCGAAGAAGATACTGACGGGGCCACCGAAGTCTATGTTAGTGCCAACGAGGGGTACAAGGGCAAGTTTGTGTTCAAGAACAATTACAGAAAAGGCATTTTTCAGCTGTTGGAAAGGCTGAAAAGAACGATGGCCGTAGTACTGTTGTCGGGTGACAATGAGGGGGAAAAGAACTATCTGGCCTCTAAACTGCCCAAGAACACCCCCATGTTGTTCAATCAAAAACCCGAAGACAAACTGGAATTTGTAAAGGCCTTGCAGCAAAAACAAAAGGTGCTGATGGTGGGCGATGGGCTCAATGATGCCGGTGCGCTGGCGCAAAGTGATGTGGGCATAGCGGTCTCAGAGAACATCAATGTGTTCTCGCCGGCTTGTGATGGGATCTTGAACGCGTCAAAATTGCCAAGGCTCGATGAGTTTATAACGATGTCAAGGCAGTCGATTCGAATCATCAAGATCAGTTTTTTGTTGTCACTGTGTTACAATTTGGTGGGGCTCTATTTTGCTGTAACAGGTCAGTTACAACCGGTGATAGCGGCCATACTGATGCCTTTGAGCTCTATCAGTATAGTGGCCTTTGCCACTGTGGCCACCAATTTTTTGGGAAGAAAACTTGAGAAAAATGGGAAACGTGAAAAATAA
- a CDS encoding doxx family protein, whose translation MKNNIKKAVRHVSKNHVLAVSIGFVYVWFGALKFFPNTSPAKELAKNTIHSLTFGVLPDEVSILLLATLEVLIGALLMLNVLKRQAIALAIGHIIFTFTPLIFFPLESFKAAPLVPTLLGQYIGKNVIILGALITLARMHMPLSSENIEHKS comes from the coding sequence GTGAAAAATAACATTAAAAAAGCCGTGAGGCATGTTTCAAAAAATCATGTGCTGGCGGTCAGCATAGGGTTTGTCTACGTATGGTTTGGGGCCCTGAAGTTTTTTCCAAATACGAGTCCGGCCAAAGAATTGGCCAAGAATACCATACACAGTTTGACCTTTGGCGTGCTTCCCGATGAGGTTTCGATCCTGCTACTGGCAACGCTAGAGGTGTTGATAGGGGCCTTGTTGATGTTGAACGTACTGAAGCGCCAGGCAATCGCATTGGCCATAGGCCACATCATCTTCACGTTTACCCCGTTGATTTTTTTTCCTCTTGAATCGTTCAAAGCGGCCCCATTGGTGCCCACATTACTTGGTCAGTACATAGGAAAGAACGTGATCATACTGGGCGCGCTGATAACCTTGGCACGGATGCACATGCCTTTATCATCAGAAAATATTGAACATAAAAGCTGA
- the ccoS gene encoding cbb3-type cytochrome oxidase assembly protein CcoS — MSVIYVLLAISISVAVFFFAAFVLSVKSGQYDDAYTPSVRMLFEDELVDKDTENNELNKSENQ, encoded by the coding sequence ATGAGTGTTATATATGTGTTGTTGGCCATCAGCATTTCTGTTGCGGTCTTCTTTTTTGCGGCTTTTGTGCTTTCAGTCAAGAGCGGGCAATACGATGATGCCTACACGCCATCGGTTCGAATGCTATTTGAAGATGAACTGGTCGATAAAGACACCGAAAACAACGAACTAAATAAAAGTGAAAACCAATAA